The DNA window GGTTTTTTTAACCCTAACAAtcaaacaaaaccttaaaagtttcACTgtctttactctctctctctctctctctctctgcaaacTCGTCTCTCCGTCCGTCTCCTCTCCGTGTAGGGCATGCTTCCTCCATAAAACTTCTCCTTTAGTTCCTCATCGCCGGCGAGGAGGCAGCGGAGGCTGTTTGATCACGCTAGAATACCTTGATTCTTTTTACCCTCCGATCATCGCCTTCGATTCAATTTACCGATtctatcattatatatatatatattctatacgGTAATCCAATTTCATATATCTATAATatatccttatatatatatttaatctcCGATTGGCGATGGAGGATTGCGTTGCTAGTGACGAGGAGTACTATTCCTCCGATCGAGACTTGCTCGACGGTTTCGATAATGAGGAACCGGATTTCCTGGGGGTTCTGCCTAGGGGACCCACCTCTAAGGTAGCCAAGATTGTGGTGATTTCGCTATACTAATATTACCCTTTTTCCCGGCGAAGATTATAGGGATTGTGTTATGTCTTTGATGATTGGGTTTTgtgctttctttgtttttcggTTTTTCGGGATTTTGTGGTTGGTTTCTCTGTGGGTTATTTTCTTATGGttttgagaaaagaaattgGGTGTAAGttaattttgttcttcatgagcTTGAAAGCTGCAgttatttttctctttgttttttttttggaaaaatgaaTTCTTTTATGCATCTGTTCATGgtgtttatattattttctgGATATTGCTGCTATGAATTTTAACGTTGCAAAATTAGCATGCTACTTATGTTGAAGTCAAATCTTAGTTATTCAAGTTTTGCTGAAGTTCCTTATTACTTAAAATAAGTAGGACAGCTTACTAGGTTTAgaaatttgattatgttttcaTTATTCTTGTTTGTGCACTTTCCAGGTAATTACGAAAGAGTCTCTCTTAGCTGCACaggtaaaattaaattgttaaaggctgaatttaaattttatttattattgtttcttaAGATTTGATGTTTTTCCTCGTGTAGAAAGAGGATTTGCGAAGAGTAATGGATTTACTATCTCTAAGAGAGCACCATGCACGGACATTACTGATTCATTATCGTTGGGATGTTGAGAAGTTGTTTGCTGTGCTTGTGGATAAGGGGAAAACATGTTTATTTACTGAAGCAGGCGTTACTATAGTTGAGCCTCTCGATATTGAATTGcctctatcttcttcttcttccacaatAACATGTGATATATGCATGGATGACGTATCTGGTGATAAGGTGACAAGAATGGATTGTGGTCATTGCTTCTGCAACAACTGTAAGCACTCTATATCCATCTTCGGCTAGCAGGGTTTAAAGCTATTCTATATGCCACAGTCAATTTCTCAAGTTGTGAGGCTTGATAATCCAAATATGGTTGACTACGCTCTGGAGTCACCAGTTTAACAGACTTGCTTTGGTGCTTTAACTGTATTTTAGAGTCCTTTACTTGGAAGAGGTGTTGTATATagcaagattttttttctcggTTCCTTAGCCATTTCTGGTCTGATACTGAAGACTTAGTCTTAGTACTACAGTGTTGTAGTGTTTTTCTGTGACTCGTGTACCTTGTGTCTATTTTCCCCTCTTTTAAAGTTGTTGATAAGCAACTTTTACCATGAATTAATTCTTTTGGTGCTTGGTAATTTTTGAAGGCTGGGCAAGGCATTTTATTGTGAAGATAAATGAGGGACAGAGCAAGCGGATTAGGTGCATGGCACACAAATGCAATGCTATCTGTGATGAGGCTATTGTCAGAAATCTAGTCGGTAAAGAGCATCCGGTTCTAGCTGAGAAATTTGAACGTTTCCTCCTCGAGTCTTATATTGAAGACAATAAAATGGTCAAATGGTGTCCAAGTGCTCCTCATTGTGGAAACGCAATACGTGTTGAGGATGATGAATCTTGTGAGGTAGAATGTTCGTGTGGTTTACAGTTTTGTTTTGGTTGCTTATCAGAAGCACACTCGCCTTGCTCATGCTTGATGTGGGAGCTTTGGGTGAAGAAGTGTCGAGATGAATCTGAAACAGTCAATTGGATGACAGTTCATACAAAGCCTTGCCCTAAATGTCACAAACCAGTAGAAAAGAACGGTGGCTGCAACCTTGTGAGCTGTATCTGCGGACAAGCATTTTGGTAACTATTCATTCTTTTCATTGTTTCTTTATTAGTATTTGTGCGTCTCTTGAAATAATATTCATGACTTGATGGTTATGCTCAGTCGCTGTTGCTTCTTGAAACTTGTCAGTTTTGGCATGATGTTTCTTATCTTTCCCACTGCGTCTATGCTCCAGTGTGATTCTGATGTGAAGTTGTTTTACTTTTGTATTTGAAAAGACTTGAGAAGCTTATGCCCTGCTTAACATGATTGACTGTTTAGGATTTTTGCAACTAGAATAGAATGTTCTCGGTTTTACCTAATTTGCCCACTCGGACATTGGCATATTCTGATGTCTTTGAACTCAAATATGTCTTTTGAAACTTAATTTTGGACAGTTGGCTGTGTGGTGGAGCTACTGGTCGAGACCATACTTGGTCAAGAATAGCTGGTCACAGTTGTGGTCGTTACAAGGAAGACCGAGAGAAGCAAACTGCGATGGCAAAGCGGGACCTCTATCGCTATATGCACTATCATAACCGTTATAAAGCTCACACAGATTCTTTTAAGCTCGAAAATAAACTTCGGGAGACAATTCTAGGCAAAGTTTCAATATCGGAAGAAAGGGAATCAAAACTCAAAGATTTTAGCTGGGTAACTAATGGGCTTTACAGGCTCTTCAGATCAAGGCGGGTTCTTTCATATTCGTACCCATTTGCATATTACATGTTTGGGGAAGAGCTTTTTGCGGATGAGATGACAAAGGAGGAAAAGGAGATAAAACAAAATCTATTTGAGGACCAGCAACAGCAGCTTGAGGAAAATGTTGAGAAACTCTCCAAGTTTCTAGAGGAGCCCTTTGATCAATATCCTGATGATAAAGTTATGGAGATAAGGATGCAAGTCATTAATCTCTCTGCACTAGTAGATATGCTCTGTAAGAAAATGTATGTGTGTGGCAAAAGCTTGTATGTGTAATATTGCAAAAGCTTCAAATATTTATGGGACTTGTTCACGCACTGATAAAGTTACTTGCAGGTTTGAGTGCATTGAGACTGACCTATTGGGTCCACTCCAGCTTGGAATTCACAATATAGCACCCTACAAGTCAAAGGGCATTGAGAGAGCATCAGAGCTTTCTTCGTGTTGGAGTACCAAACCCAATAACATTGATAATTATCCACCATCAGATTTTGTCACTAGTGGTAAGATggattttaatttcttttgacAAAGGTATTTGTAAATTTCTTTTGCATATTTGACCATCATATTTGTCACCTTGTGATATTATTGTTGATACTGCTTGCATATCTGTATTCTTATGAAGATACAAAATCACCTTTTTTGCTCATTCTGTGTTATTTCAGTCTTTTTTCTTAGTCCTTGTGTTCTGAAATTTATTTGACTTATTGATATACTTTCCATCTTTATACTGATTGATTAATTGTTTATCATCCATGATCCATCATACTGTGGCTTGAGTGAGGGCCTATAAAGATGGAAGCCAAGATTTTAATATAGTTACTAACCATGTGGGGAGTTAGCTCTCACTTGTTCTCTTTTGGTTCAATCTGATATCATTTTCCATCAGATGAAACCTGCTAATCTCTCTCATCACTGTTAGATTATGTCTGAGGTTTTATATTCCAGTTCAGGAGATGCAATGATGTATAAGTCTTGCAGTAATTTTCCCAACATTActttttgagagaaaaaattgACTCTATTCATTCTCAGTTTTAAACTTTGTTGTGTATTCTTTGTCATCCTTTATTTGAAATGGGTTTTAATTACAGTTTATAGGATTGTCACAATGATTTGTGGGATTAACCATGTTGCAGGCTTGCAGCTAGCCTGATGTAGGAAAGGGCATTGTAACTGGCTGTTTGCTTAGTTGACATGTTATATATATGGTGGCCAATCTAGGGTTAAAAGTTTGGAAGACTACTTTGAACCCATAATGATTCAGTACTTGAACATGGAGCTGCAGATTGAGTTTTAATGCGAAAGCAGTATAATTTCAAAGGGAGCTCCAATGTTTTGTCAAACACATAATAATTcaaacagaaaagaaagaaaaggaaaacagcCAATCAGCTGAATTGGAGGCTTATGCAATACAGTGATCAGGCACCATCTTATTTTGGTCTCCAATCCTGTTTTCATTTCAAACTCTGTTAGCTGGAATTACTTGTGCCTGATGCTTTTCATGGTTTCTCTTGTGTACTGCCTTGTATTTATTACTCATCTTCTGAGCAATGTTGCTATTGCTTCTCTTGATTTAAGGTTATACTCGTGGCTGACATGTCCAGAATACTTTACGTTGCATTTTGGCATGCCCCGGGCTGTCTCAAGAATAATATTCTTGGTATAGTAGGTTATTGCTAACCCAAAATACACTGGAGACTCTTCCCCATTCAGCAATTGaaggttttttttcccttgtatacgtaagatacttttttttttttccgcatTGATGTTGTGATTTCTATGTATTATGTAGTACcttatttgttttcaaaatattccacttggatagtggtttttgaagtactagcagcCAATAAAACCAGTTCATGAATGTGAAAGCACTAGTTAGTGTTGTGCACCACCTTAATTTCATGATGCTTAAAATGGGTGTAGTTTTTCAAAAGAAACGATGTCAATGTGCCTCTTGTTAGGGCTTGGAGTTAGGAGTCATTGTAATTTCTTCAGAGTTGCTTGAGATCTAGAGGACATCTTAGGCTATTGTATCTGACAAGTTTTGGCATGCTGTGATTCAGGGCCTTCAGCCTCAGGCAGCTCAGATGACAGTGAATGCTCTTCTCAGAAACGTGCCAGAAAGGAGGGAGTTGCTAGCGGTttttttgatttaaatttgCCAGCACAGGTTATCAACCGGAACTGATTTGCTGAAACAGTGGACTTAATTTGCATGTACAGTTCTAACCATAGACCTGCCTTTTCTCTTGGGAGAGTGGTACCTAATGAATTAAAGCACTCCAGTGATGTTATTTTTACTTGTCTATCCTCTTTTGTCCCATTCCCGAGTCTCTCATATTGGGACACTGTTAAGagtataattttttgaattctaTGATCTCTAGCTTCCAAAATCTGTTTTGAAGCACTTATAATGTACATAATCTTTTATGGGGCTTATATTTGTACATCCTTCGCTCGAGAGTGGACAGCATTTAGTACACCCTTCCTTTGGGTAATTTTATGTGGAGGGTTTTTTACTATGggtaattttgttgattttaataatacaaTTGGTAACTGATTAATTTGATGTTATCTTCCTTAGCAGGTTTGGCAGTTTGTTATGTTTCCTCCTTTAAAAGCGGTCCATTACGACATGCCTATATTTCCATAGCTTTTCTCATATAGTttcgtgctagtttatctttagcTACACCACTTGAACCATAAGGCAATCACATCTTTTTTGGTTTGATTAGCCAAGGTTTCATGGTTTCTAACTTGTCTTCTAAATTAAATTCCTAtaagatgttttttttttttttttgggtttgaatttcatttttgaaTTGTTGATATTTGGATTTGCTACTGGAGATCTATGCTTTGGTTCTCACTTATTCTCTCCCTTAGAAGTTAGAAAGTCGTTGGCTTAGCTTAGCATCGACAGTCGTTAGcgtatatatttgtgtgtatatctctgtatgtatgtatgttttaCGATTCTGTTGAAGATTCCTTCTCTGCTTTCAGAGTTTTTACCCTGTTTGTACTATTTTGTTATGTTTGATCTTCTGTAAGATCCTAGTAAAGGCACAAGTTATTGTAgtgtgaaaattttgaatttcatgaCCTTTTCCACTGCCTATCTGTTTGATTTACTACTGTTATTTGGTTACCATAAGAAGTTTGGACTTCAAATACATGACCTTGGATTGAAATTGGGGATAACAGGGTCTATTATTGTGGACTGACATATTGAATAGAACAGTGAAACCTTGAAATAGGTATGTCTTTTGGTTTTTACCATTGGAGGAGGTTAAGGTAGTCTTTCATGCATCTCTTCTTGGGTTCCTACTTTTCTGGTAGGTGAGAACcaggttttttttattaatcaatctctatgtagagagttaggTTCCTCTTCGATTGTAGAAACTTCACTGACATTGGGTTGTGAAACCAGGAGTTTATATAATATGAATTCAATGTACATTGCCTCTATATCCaagtttgtttgatttgaatcCTGTGAAATTGGTCAACATGTTTTTTTTGGCACTAAGTCAAACGGGCTTTGGAGGGTGTAGAATTGGATGGGGGTTTTAATTTTTGGTTTCAATTATCTACTAAAAGTATGTcgaatcatgaattaaaatcaaCATGTGTGATTGATAATAttgtagattttgaaaaaaaaaatctaaatattaAATTCTGAACAATAAATCTTAAATCTACTctctaaacactaaaaattaagtcTTAAATCCTAATTAATAATTTTCTAAGTTCTAAGCTCAAatatgtcatttaaaaaaaaatcaggaatTATAGCTAATAATTGGAGGCCATCCTATCCTCTTGCAGAATTCATGTTTGTTTTTGGttgaacaaattaattaatgcaAGCCATATTCGTTTTTGATAGTTGCATGATACTTGTAAGCGTACAAGTTGTATaaataataaagagtgaatTAAGTATAGTCTGACTATCAATTAATTGAGTACCAATTGTAATTAAGGCATGTCACAAATTTAATTTTCGCAAAAAATTCAAGGCTAAGACCGAGTGGCTAACCATTGCCCCTTATCTAAATTGCATCTCTTATTCTAATTTTGGTTTATTATATGCATGTATTATGTGAGGTATTGTACACATCACAATATAtaacccagaaaaaaaaaaaaggcaataaGCTTTACAACTATTTTTTTGACCCCAAAAAAGGGGCTTTACATGGTTTGTATATTTTGGATTGATCACAAAGACATACATCACAGTTTAGACAATATTAAAGGCTTAAAAAACAAGTCATTTCATATCACACATGCATGCTTTGACCCTCCCATCTTTCAGCCCTTTTGAGGTGCCTTTAATCTCTCTTGAAAATGCTTCACCTTTTTGTTCTTAATGGACCATCACCACTAACTATCATTTTCCATTCCCCTTCAATGTTGATGACTTGGGAGATATAAAGCAAGATTCAAGAACCATTATTAATTTGCAATCATGTTGTGTAAACAAGTTAAAGCTTCCTTTTTCACATATAACAAACATCTAGTTTTATGCACACTTATCAATGGAAGATATAAA is part of the Tripterygium wilfordii isolate XIE 37 chromosome 7, ASM1340144v1, whole genome shotgun sequence genome and encodes:
- the LOC120002158 gene encoding probable E3 ubiquitin-protein ligase ARI2: MEDCVASDEEYYSSDRDLLDGFDNEEPDFLGVLPRGPTSKVITKESLLAAQKEDLRRVMDLLSLREHHARTLLIHYRWDVEKLFAVLVDKGKTCLFTEAGVTIVEPLDIELPLSSSSSTITCDICMDDVSGDKVTRMDCGHCFCNNCWARHFIVKINEGQSKRIRCMAHKCNAICDEAIVRNLVGKEHPVLAEKFERFLLESYIEDNKMVKWCPSAPHCGNAIRVEDDESCEVECSCGLQFCFGCLSEAHSPCSCLMWELWVKKCRDESETVNWMTVHTKPCPKCHKPVEKNGGCNLVSCICGQAFCWLCGGATGRDHTWSRIAGHSCGRYKEDREKQTAMAKRDLYRYMHYHNRYKAHTDSFKLENKLRETILGKVSISEERESKLKDFSWVTNGLYRLFRSRRVLSYSYPFAYYMFGEELFADEMTKEEKEIKQNLFEDQQQQLEENVEKLSKFLEEPFDQYPDDKVMEIRMQVINLSALVDMLCKKMFECIETDLLGPLQLGIHNIAPYKSKGIERASELSSCWSTKPNNIDNYPPSDFVTSGPSASGSSDDSECSSQKRARKEGVASGFFDLNLPAQVINRN